Proteins from one Ascaphus truei isolate aAscTru1 chromosome 19, aAscTru1.hap1, whole genome shotgun sequence genomic window:
- the PLEKHF1 gene encoding LOW QUALITY PROTEIN: pleckstrin homology domain-containing family F member 1 (The sequence of the model RefSeq protein was modified relative to this genomic sequence to represent the inferred CDS: inserted 1 base in 1 codon), which translates to MVDHLANTEINTQRVAAVESCFGASGQPLSVPGRVLIGEGILTKECXKKPKPRIFFLFDDILVYGSIVINKRKYNSQHIIPLEDVTIETLPDSLDMRNRWMLKTAKKSFVVSAASFTERKEWIGHIKECVQRLLEKTGRRPSTEHAAPWIPDKATDICMRCTQTKFSTLTRRHHCRKCGFVVCHDCSKNRFLMPALSLKPLRVCGLCHKKLTAEKIAEEEDEKRREALFHCAIPEYDPSSDSDSEENDKTDQWPSNEDFYSSSWSAFHS; encoded by the exons ATGGTGGACCATCTGGCAAACACAGAAATCAATACACAACGAGTCGCTGCTGTTGAAAGCTGCTTTGGTGCATCAGGCCAACCTTTATCTGTCCCAGGAAGAGTTCTTATTGGGGAAGGGATATTGACAAAAGAAT CGAAAAAGCCCAAGCCCAGGATTTTCTTTCTCTTCGATGACATCCTGGTCTACGGAAGCATCGTGATCAATAAGCGCAAATACAATTCTCAACACATAATCCCCCTCGAGGATGTCACCATAGAGACGCTTCCAGACAGCCTGGACATGAGAAACCGGTGGATGCTAAAAACGGCAAAGAAGTCATTCGTGGTTTCTGCTGCCTCTTTCACGGAAAGGAAAGAGTGGATTGGTCACATCAAGGAATGCGTACAGCGGCTTCTGGAGAAGACGGGCAGACGACCCTCAACAGAGCATGCTGCTCCCTGGATACCTGACAAAGCCACTGATATCTGCATGCGCTGCACACAAACTAAGTTCTCAACACTAACACGGAGACATCACTGTCGCAAGTGCGGCTTTGTCGTGTGTCACGACTGCTCGAAAAATAGGTTCTTGATGCCAGCGCTGTCCCTAAAGCCGCTGAGAGTCTGCGGCCTGTGCCACAAGAAGCTGACGGCAGAGAAAATTGCAGAGGAAGAAGATGAAAAAAGGCGAGAAGCGCTATTCCATTGTGCAATCCCGGAATATGACCCGtccagtgacagtgacagtgaggagAATGACAAGACCGATCAGTGGCCTTCAAATGAAGATTTCTATTCCTCATCATGGTCGGCTTTTCACAGCTGA